One Mangifera indica cultivar Alphonso chromosome 4, CATAS_Mindica_2.1, whole genome shotgun sequence genomic region harbors:
- the LOC123214428 gene encoding potassium transporter 7-like, which yields MAEETSGGGSEITNGVGLSSMDSIESKWVYQNDDESEVDEDEEDGGSEHRTGLDSEDEEGGEQRLIRTGPRIDSFDVEALDIPGAIRNEYEDFSVGKRIVLAFQTLGVVFGDVGTSPLYTFDVMFTKAPIKGKEDVIGALSLVLYTLILIPLVKYVFVVLWANDDGEGGTFALYSLICRHAKVSLLPNQLPSDARISSFRLKVPSAELERSLKIKERLENSQTLKRLLLMLVLAGTSMVIADGVVTPAMSVMSAVGGLKVGVTAIEQDEVRMISVACLVILFSVQKFGTSKVGMAVGPALFIWFCSLGGIGIYNLVKYDSSVLRAFNPIHIYIFFKRNSTKAWYALGGCILCATGSEAMFADLCYFSVRSVQLTFIFLVLPCLLLGYLGQAAYLMDNSSGAEHVFFNCIPTAAFWPVLFIATIAALISSRAMTTATFSCIKQSTALGCFPRLKIIHTSRKFMGQIYIPVINWFLLAMCVLFVCSIASITEIGNAYGIAELGVMMMTTVLVTIVMLLIWQINIIIVLSFVVFFLGMELTFFSSVLGSVGDGSWIILVFAIVMFLIMFIWNYGSKLKYETEVKQKMSMDLMRELGSNLGTIRAPGIGLLYNELAKGIPAIFGHFLTTLPAIHSMIIFVCIKYVPVPVVLQSERFLFRRVCPKSYHIFRCIARYGYKDVRKENHQAFEQLLIESLEKFIRREAQERSLESDGDDDNDSEDDLTSTRLVIAPNGSVYSLNVPLLAEFKDKSEPISEASTSKEVKPEMSVDSSNSDPEQSLERELSFIRKAKDSGVVYLLGHGDIRARKDSWFIKKLVINYFYAFLRKNCRRGIANLSVPHSHLMQVGMTYMV from the exons ATGGCGGAAGAGACAAGTGGAGGTGGATCTGAAATTACGAATGGCGTGGGACTGTCGTCAATGGACTCAATAGAGTCGAAATGGGTATACCAAAACGACGACGAATCGGAGGTGGATGAGGATGAGGAAGACGGAGGGTCTGAACATCGCACTGGATTGGATTCGGAAGACGAGGAAGGTGGTGAACAACGCTTGATTCGGACAGGACCTCGTATTGATTCATTTGATGTCGAAGCTCTTGACATCCCGGGTGCCATTCGAAATGAGTATGAG GACTTCAGTGTGGGAAAGAGAATTGTACTTGCTTTCCAGACACTTGGTGTTGTCTTTGGTGATGTTGGAACAAGTCCGTTATATACCTTTGATGTGATGTTTACCAAGGCACCTATTAAAGGAAAGGAAGATGTTATTGGGGCATTATCACTGGTTTTATATACTTTGATCTTGATTCCACTGGTGAAGTATGTCTTTGTTGTTCTTTGGGCCAATGATGATGGTGAAG GTGGTACTTTTGCATTGTACTCGTTGATTTGTCGGCATGCTAAGGTCAGTCTTCTTCCGAATCAACTTCCTTCTGATGCCCGTATATCAAGTTTCAGACTAAAGGTACCATCAGCTGAACTGGAGAGATCACTGAAAATCAAGGAAAGACTTGAGAACTCACAGACTCTAAAAAGGCTTCTATTGATGTTAGTGCTCGCTGGTACTTCTATGGTGATAGCTGATGGAGTTGTTACACCAGCAATGTCAG TAATGTCAGCTGTTGGTGGTCTTAAGGTTGGAGTAACCGCCATTGAGCAAG ATGAAGTACGGATGATTTCAGTTGCCTGTCTTGTAATTTTGTTCAGTGTACAAAAGTTTGGTACAAGCAAAGTGGGAATGGCTGTAGGTCCTGCTTTATTTATATGGTTTTGCTCTCTTGGTGGCATTGGGATTTATAACCTTGTAAAATATGATAGCAGTGTCTTGAGGGCATTTAATCCCATTCAcatctatatatttttcaagAGAAACTCAACTAAGGCTTGGTATGCCCTTGGAGGTTGTATTCTTTGTGCAACAG GTTCTGAGGCAATGTTTGCGGATCTTTGCTACTTTTCAGTGCGATCAGTTCAG CTTACATTTATATTTCTCGTTTTACCATGCCTTCTGTTGGGATATTTGGGTCAAGCAGCTTACCTTATGGACAACTCTTCTGGAGCTGAGCATGTTTTTTTCAATTGCATTCCAA CTGCCGCTTTCTGGCCTGTCCTCTTCATTGCCACTATTGCTGCACTGATTTCAAGTCGGGCAATGACAACAGCAACATTTTCATGCATAAAACAATCAACTGCACTTGGTTGTTTTCCTCGTCTTAAAATCATCCATACCTCTCGAAAATTCATGGGCCAGATTTATATCCCAGTTATTAATTGGTTTTTGCTTGCCATGTGTGTGTTGTTTGTCTGCTCTATCGCAAGCATTACTGAGATAGGAAATGCATATG GCATTGCTGAGCTGGGagtgatgatgatgacaacGGTTTTAGTGACTATTGTTATGCTTCTTATATGGCAGATAAACATTATAATTGTGCTTAGTTTTGTGGTTTTCTTTCTGGGAATGGAGCTGACCTTTTTCTCATCTGTTTTGGGGAGTGTGGGGGATGGAAGTTGGATAATATTGGTTTTCGCCATAGTAATGTTTTTAATAATGTTCATCTGGAACTATGGAAGTAAGCTTAAATATGAAACTGAAGTCAAGCAAAAAATGTCGATGGATTTGATGAGAGAACTGGGCAGCAATCTTGGGACAATTAGAGCTCCAGGAATTGGCTTGCTTTATAATGAGTTGGCGAAGGGAATACCTGCAATTTTTGGCCATTTTCTGACCACTCTTCCAGCAATTCACTCCATGATTATATTTGTTTGCATAAAGTATGTTCCAGTTCCTGTAGTGCTGCAAAGTGAAAGGTTCCTTTTCCGCCGAGTGTGTCCAAAAAGCTACCACATATTCCGATGTATAGCCCG GTATGGGTATAAGGATGTTCGTAAAGAAAATCACCAGGCATTTGAGCAGCTGTTAATCGAGAGCCTTGAGAAGTTCATTCGTCGGGAAGCCCAGGAACGGTCATTGGAAAGTGATGGggatgatgataatgattctGAGGATGATTTAACTAGCACGAGACTTGTCATAGCTCCCAATGGAAGTGTCTACTCGCTGAATGTTCCTCTCCTGGCTGAGTTCAAGGACAAAAGTGAGCCCATTTCAGAGGCTAGCACCTCCAAAGAGGTGAAGCCTGAAATGTCTGTAGATTCTTCAAATTCTGATCCAGAGCAGAGTCTGGAGAGGGAGCTGTCTTTTATTCGCAAAGCAAAAGACTCCGGGGTTGTTTATCTTCTTGGCCATGGAGATATTCGAGCAAGGAAGGATTCCTGGTTTATCAAGAAGCTTGTCATAAATTATTTCTATGCTTTCTTGAGAAAGAACTGCCGGAGGGGTATTGCGAATTTAAGCGTTCCCCACTCACATCTCATGCAGGTCGGGATGACTTACATGGTTTGA